The Phycisphaerae bacterium genome has a segment encoding these proteins:
- a CDS encoding tetratricopeptide repeat protein: MLFDDMEYDCFSEAEHKAKKAYELYEDGEITQALTELDAALEINPSNSAWHFDKALTLDTKGEFEKAITEYETALELVPDDLEVLNSLAVDYTRTGKYDLAIETFEHIQQLDAGFEPCYCNRIITYTEMGQHDLAEQMFYLAQQINPDCALCYYNIGNSLFVRGEYKKAIHCWLKTAKLEPSHPQINYRIAQAYWAMGDYECGREYFLVELRINPGDVDVILDFGLFLLEVGDVESAKEKFNRILELKPGSAAAMFYLGEIVFKSGDYLRAVTLFKEALQRDNRLTGPQYRLAEFALMCGNKEEARSHLVSETKLASEDTDILVSMGSMFLGIGDLDYAMHCLLKVTDIDSSNADAYYYLGLVSAIKGRFEDAMEFFGNALDIRPTDVCALRDSALVCLGMGRLTEAAERIKRALEFADDDSRLKALSRRVRLAQAASRIADFLWRPHPRFVSYLMSWILFGR; the protein is encoded by the coding sequence ATGCTGTTCGACGATATGGAATATGACTGCTTTTCTGAAGCCGAACATAAGGCCAAGAAGGCCTACGAGCTTTACGAAGACGGCGAAATAACTCAGGCTCTTACCGAACTGGACGCGGCGCTTGAGATAAATCCGTCCAACAGCGCCTGGCATTTTGACAAGGCCCTTACCCTTGACACCAAGGGTGAGTTCGAGAAAGCAATAACCGAATACGAAACCGCCCTGGAGCTGGTGCCGGATGATTTGGAGGTGTTAAATTCGTTAGCGGTCGATTATACCCGCACCGGCAAATACGACCTGGCCATCGAGACTTTCGAGCATATCCAGCAGTTAGATGCCGGGTTTGAACCATGCTATTGCAACCGGATAATTACCTATACCGAGATGGGGCAACACGACCTTGCAGAGCAGATGTTTTACCTTGCCCAGCAGATAAATCCGGACTGTGCATTATGTTACTATAATATTGGCAACAGTCTTTTCGTTCGGGGCGAGTATAAGAAAGCAATTCATTGCTGGCTGAAGACAGCCAAGCTTGAACCGAGTCATCCGCAAATTAACTATCGTATTGCTCAAGCATATTGGGCCATGGGCGATTACGAGTGCGGGCGTGAGTATTTCTTAGTTGAGCTTCGCATTAACCCGGGCGATGTTGATGTCATCCTTGATTTCGGCCTGTTTCTCCTCGAGGTTGGTGATGTAGAATCGGCGAAGGAAAAGTTTAACAGGATACTTGAGCTTAAGCCGGGTTCTGCCGCCGCCATGTTTTATTTGGGGGAGATTGTTTTTAAAAGCGGTGATTATCTAAGAGCAGTAACACTGTTCAAAGAGGCGTTACAAAGGGACAATCGACTCACTGGGCCGCAGTATCGGCTGGCTGAGTTTGCGTTAATGTGCGGAAATAAAGAAGAGGCGAGAAGCCATCTGGTTTCGGAGACGAAGCTGGCTTCGGAGGACACTGACATACTGGTTTCGATGGGGTCGATGTTTTTGGGAATTGGCGATTTGGATTATGCAATGCATTGCCTGCTGAAGGTCACCGACATAGACAGCTCCAACGCGGACGCCTATTATTACCTCGGTCTTGTCAGCGCTATAAAAGGTCGATTTGAGGATGCGATGGAGTTCTTCGGTAATGCTCTCGACATAAGGCCTACGGACGTTTGTGCCTTGCGGGATTCCGCCCTTGTTTGTTTGGGGATGGGCAGATTAACCGAGGCTGCGGAGAGAATTAAGAGGGCGCTGGAATTTGCA
- the ribH gene encoding 6,7-dimethyl-8-ribityllumazine synthase has protein sequence MIKEIKGRLTAGKGNYAIVISRFNEFITAKLLAGAIDCLKRHGAADEQISVVWVPGALEITIAAKKLAQSGKYVAVLCLGAVIRGQTSHCDYIAQMVARGVGQISYDSATPAVFAVLTCDTIEQAVERAGAKMGNAGTDAALTAMETANVLEQI, from the coding sequence ATGATTAAAGAAATAAAAGGTCGGCTAACGGCCGGCAAAGGAAATTACGCCATTGTAATCAGCAGGTTCAACGAATTTATAACCGCTAAGCTGCTTGCCGGCGCCATAGATTGTCTCAAACGGCACGGTGCCGCTGACGAACAGATATCGGTAGTCTGGGTACCAGGCGCCTTGGAAATCACCATAGCTGCAAAAAAACTTGCGCAAAGCGGCAAATACGTTGCGGTCCTTTGCCTCGGCGCTGTAATACGCGGCCAAACATCTCACTGCGATTATATCGCTCAGATGGTAGCGAGGGGCGTCGGACAAATCAGCTATGATTCAGCGACCCCGGCGGTCTTCGCCGTCCTGACCTGTGATACCATCGAGCAGGCCGTCGAAAGGGCCGGAGCTAAAATGGGTAACGCAGGAACCGACGCGGCATTGACAGCTATGGAAACTGCGAACGTGCTCGAACAGATTTGA
- the nusB gene encoding transcription antitermination factor NusB, translating into MDKRTRARELAIQGLYQLDIQGSHLLPQLAEFFTENDPDSLVCKLASEWTKGAWENLAVCDELITASAIKWQLSRLSAVDKSILRLAVYQLKFCPDIPPRVVINEAIELAKKFSTDKSSAFVNGVLDAVLKKIKTESD; encoded by the coding sequence GTGGACAAAAGAACAAGGGCCAGAGAGCTGGCGATACAGGGACTATATCAGCTCGACATACAGGGTTCACACCTGCTCCCGCAATTAGCCGAGTTCTTCACTGAAAACGACCCGGATTCTTTAGTATGCAAGCTCGCCTCGGAATGGACAAAGGGAGCGTGGGAAAATCTGGCTGTATGTGATGAGCTTATAACCGCTTCGGCAATAAAATGGCAGTTGTCCCGGCTTTCAGCTGTTGACAAAAGCATTTTGCGGCTGGCGGTTTACCAGTTGAAATTCTGTCCCGATATCCCGCCAAGAGTCGTGATAAACGAGGCTATCGAGCTTGCCAAGAAGTTCAGCACCGATAAGTCCTCGGCGTTCGTTAACGGCGTGCTGGACGCCGTCTTGAAGAAAATAAAAACCGAAAGCGATTGA
- a CDS encoding AAA family ATPase, producing MKVIAVLNQKGGVGKTTTVVNTAAALAAAGLKVAVLDFDPQAHLTIHLGAEPESIESGSYRLLTQSTKFEDEILLVRPNLWLLPANINLVGAESELVSVVGRETILREALASVADRFDYAFIDCPPSLGLLTLNALAAAQEVMIPLQPHFLALQGFGKLLQTVELVNKRINPNLKVKWILLCMFDSRASLPNEVKADIEQFLKNARTTNCAWADAQVLPVYIRRNIKLAEAPSYGKTIFEYEPACHGAEDYKKVAELIHNQMQPSTADPNPIKIVEIAPLNIQTSAEAAQTTASNPASEPK from the coding sequence TTGAAGGTAATAGCGGTATTAAACCAGAAGGGTGGCGTTGGCAAAACCACAACGGTGGTAAATACCGCCGCTGCTCTTGCCGCCGCAGGTCTGAAGGTGGCTGTTCTCGATTTCGACCCTCAGGCGCATCTGACGATACATCTCGGCGCAGAACCTGAAAGCATCGAATCAGGCTCATACAGACTTCTCACGCAATCGACAAAATTCGAAGACGAAATCCTGCTTGTTCGTCCAAACCTTTGGCTGTTGCCTGCAAATATTAATCTTGTCGGTGCCGAAAGTGAGCTCGTAAGCGTCGTCGGAAGAGAAACCATCCTGCGGGAAGCCCTCGCTTCTGTTGCGGATAGATTCGATTACGCTTTTATCGATTGTCCCCCTTCACTGGGACTGTTGACCTTGAACGCCCTCGCTGCCGCCCAGGAGGTTATGATTCCGCTCCAGCCGCATTTCCTCGCCCTGCAGGGTTTCGGAAAACTGCTGCAAACCGTCGAGCTTGTAAATAAAAGAATAAATCCTAACCTTAAAGTTAAATGGATTTTACTGTGCATGTTCGACAGCCGTGCCTCGCTTCCCAATGAGGTCAAGGCCGACATAGAACAATTCTTAAAAAATGCCCGCACAACCAATTGTGCCTGGGCCGATGCTCAGGTCTTGCCTGTCTATATCCGCAGAAACATCAAGCTCGCCGAGGCCCCAAGCTACGGCAAAACAATCTTCGAATACGAACCCGCCTGTCACGGCGCAGAGGATTACAAAAAAGTCGCCGAACTAATTCATAATCAAATGCAGCCGTCGACTGCCGACCCTAACCCGATAAAGATTGTTGAGATAGCTCCGCTGAACATTCAAACGTCTGCCGAAGCCGCACAAACAACAGCTTCCAACCCCGCATCCGAACCCAAATAG
- a CDS encoding 2-oxo acid dehydrogenase subunit E2 yields MFHEETKPFSENPESSSIALTRIQKLIGDRMLQSKLSKPCFYIEIKADVTELMGLRPKLRKTLGVKITTDAFYIRALALAAKRNPLVLGKIDGDNIKIPDSINVGFAVNAPQGLVVPVIKDADEKTLAEIAGLGQVLIDKARDNKLTLEEMEGETIALSNLGAYGIDSFLAIVPPPTSTVLAVGNVNREIVPIDGKPVERKIVSLSLAVDRRVTDEVYAAKFLNTIGEQLQNPQELV; encoded by the coding sequence TTGTTCCACGAAGAGACAAAGCCATTTTCAGAAAACCCGGAAAGCTCTTCTATTGCCCTGACGCGAATCCAGAAGCTCATCGGCGACAGGATGCTGCAGTCAAAGCTGAGCAAGCCCTGTTTTTATATCGAGATAAAAGCGGATGTAACCGAGCTGATGGGACTTCGGCCGAAGCTGCGGAAGACACTGGGCGTCAAAATAACGACGGATGCTTTTTATATTCGCGCTTTAGCGCTGGCGGCGAAGCGGAATCCACTTGTGCTCGGCAAAATCGATGGCGACAACATCAAAATACCCGATTCAATCAATGTCGGCTTTGCAGTCAACGCCCCGCAGGGCCTTGTTGTGCCGGTGATAAAAGATGCGGACGAAAAAACGCTGGCTGAGATTGCCGGGCTCGGACAAGTGCTCATTGATAAGGCGCGAGATAATAAGCTGACGCTCGAGGAGATGGAAGGCGAGACGATAGCGTTAAGCAATCTCGGCGCTTACGGCATCGATTCTTTTTTGGCAATCGTACCGCCGCCGACAAGCACCGTTTTAGCTGTAGGTAATGTAAATAGAGAGATTGTTCCTATAGACGGCAAACCTGTGGAGCGAAAAATAGTAAGTTTGTCGCTTGCGGTTGACCGCAGGGTCACAGACGAGGTTTACGCGGCGAAATTTCTGAACACAATCGGCGAGCAGCTGCAAAATCCACAAGAGCTGGTTTGA
- the polX gene encoding DNA polymerase/3'-5' exonuclease PolX — MKNAAISELFGQMADIMEILGDDRFRINSCRRVSRIIADMTTDIETLLASGDLAKTPGIGKSSLARIEEFVKTGKITAHKQLLKKIPPTLLDLLTVPGVGPKSVKAVYEKLNIKTIAGLKKAISSGSLAKLPGFGDKKAAAIAKGIGFLEKSTGRIRLDQALVAADIVTGFLKKLPSIGKIQTAGSLRRRAETIGDVDVLVASKNGKKIIDAFTKAAFVQQVLAAGPTKGSAIIRTETTPVHVDVRVVPKESFGAALQYFTGSKQHNVRLREIAVKAKLKLNEYGLFKANKRIAGAAEEEIYKKLGMDFIDPLLREDRGEIEAAKSHALPELIDFKDIKGDLHVHTNASDGHAGISEMVLAAKDFGYKYICITDHSKSAAIANGLSGKQLAAQIKQIRKLNEKIKGITILAGTEVEILADGSLDFDNKLLADLDFVIASIHSGMTGPREKVTARTLKAMDNPYVNCIAHPTGRLLGERGPMDIDMAAVIKHAVQTRTALEVNANPYRLDLKDVHCKMAIKAKAVLVIGTDSHRTTGFGAIGLGVATAARGWVTKSDVLNTLSAAKIKSWVKAKRP, encoded by the coding sequence ATGAAAAACGCTGCTATCAGTGAACTCTTCGGCCAGATGGCTGATATTATGGAAATCCTCGGCGACGACCGGTTCCGCATCAATTCCTGCCGCAGGGTAAGCCGGATTATTGCCGATATGACAACCGACATAGAAACACTTTTAGCAAGCGGCGATTTGGCAAAAACGCCAGGCATCGGCAAATCAAGTCTTGCCAGGATTGAAGAGTTCGTAAAAACCGGCAAAATAACCGCCCACAAACAACTGCTCAAGAAAATCCCGCCGACTCTGCTGGACCTGCTCACTGTCCCCGGCGTAGGACCAAAAAGCGTAAAAGCCGTCTACGAAAAGCTGAACATCAAAACCATCGCCGGACTGAAAAAAGCGATTTCCTCCGGCTCCTTAGCCAAACTGCCCGGCTTTGGTGATAAAAAAGCTGCCGCGATTGCAAAAGGCATCGGATTTCTTGAAAAATCCACCGGCCGGATTCGGCTCGACCAGGCCCTTGTCGCCGCGGATATTGTTACCGGCTTTCTCAAAAAGCTTCCCAGCATCGGCAAAATCCAAACCGCCGGCTCACTGCGCCGCAGGGCCGAAACCATCGGCGATGTTGACGTCCTCGTAGCCTCTAAAAATGGCAAAAAGATAATAGACGCGTTTACTAAAGCGGCATTCGTCCAGCAGGTCCTCGCCGCAGGGCCGACAAAGGGCTCCGCGATTATCCGGACAGAGACAACTCCCGTCCACGTTGATGTGCGCGTCGTGCCCAAAGAAAGCTTCGGTGCCGCGCTGCAGTATTTCACCGGCTCGAAGCAGCACAACGTGCGATTAAGAGAAATCGCCGTAAAAGCAAAATTAAAACTGAACGAGTACGGCTTATTCAAAGCAAATAAAAGAATTGCCGGAGCAGCTGAAGAAGAAATCTATAAAAAGCTCGGCATGGATTTTATCGACCCGCTATTGCGCGAAGACCGCGGCGAAATCGAAGCGGCGAAGTCACACGCCTTGCCTGAGCTGATTGATTTCAAAGATATCAAAGGCGACCTCCACGTCCATACAAATGCTTCCGACGGCCACGCCGGTATTTCAGAAATGGTTCTGGCGGCAAAAGATTTCGGCTACAAATATATCTGCATCACAGATCACTCAAAGTCCGCCGCAATCGCCAATGGCTTATCGGGCAAACAATTGGCCGCTCAAATCAAACAAATCCGCAAACTAAACGAAAAAATAAAAGGCATAACCATCCTGGCAGGAACCGAAGTCGAAATCCTTGCCGACGGCTCTCTGGATTTCGACAATAAGCTGCTTGCTGACCTCGATTTTGTAATTGCTTCAATACATTCAGGTATGACCGGTCCCCGCGAAAAGGTAACCGCCCGCACATTAAAAGCAATGGACAATCCTTACGTTAATTGCATCGCTCACCCCACAGGCCGCCTTCTCGGCGAGCGCGGGCCGATGGATATCGATATGGCTGCTGTAATCAAACACGCCGTCCAAACCCGCACTGCGCTGGAAGTAAACGCAAACCCCTACCGCCTCGACCTTAAAGACGTCCACTGCAAAATGGCTATCAAGGCAAAAGCTGTGCTTGTCATCGGAACCGACTCTCACCGAACAACCGGCTTCGGCGCCATCGGTCTCGGCGTGGCGACTGCTGCACGGGGCTGGGTAACGAAAAGCGATGTTTTAAATACGCTATCCGCAGCTAAGATAAAGAGTTGGGTAAAAGCGAAAAGGCCGTAG
- the nikR gene encoding nickel-responsive transcriptional regulator NikR, whose translation MSQIERIGVSLEKELLAKFDKLIAKQGYQSRSEAIRDLVRQRLSDKQVGDPKAEAVAAVILVYDHHSTKVMEKITDLQHSHLLQTISAMHIHLDEHDCLEVIALRGRVSEIKKTAESIISIKGVKLGRINFVAAGRDSD comes from the coding sequence ATGAGCCAGATTGAGCGCATAGGGGTGTCGCTGGAGAAGGAATTGCTTGCGAAGTTCGACAAACTGATTGCCAAACAGGGTTATCAGAGCCGGTCGGAGGCCATACGTGACCTTGTGCGCCAACGGCTAAGCGACAAACAGGTTGGCGACCCGAAGGCCGAAGCGGTAGCTGCGGTGATTTTAGTTTACGACCATCATTCGACAAAGGTGATGGAGAAAATAACCGATTTGCAGCATTCACATCTTCTGCAAACGATTTCCGCGATGCACATTCATCTGGACGAGCACGACTGTTTAGAGGTAATTGCGCTGCGTGGGCGCGTGAGTGAAATCAAGAAGACGGCGGAGAGTATAATCAGTATAAAAGGCGTCAAGCTCGGCAGGATTAACTTCGTCGCCGCGGGGAGAGACAGCGATTAG
- a CDS encoding carbohydrate porin, with the protein MKKMCIVFSVTTLLAFAQLSSADIEPNCPDSIWERETLSSGFFGLNDKLADKGLEMAIGVTNIYQQNLRGGISTHRRAGRFSGSYDLELSADSEKLLGIKGGRVFVHTEGVWSKSAGIDGPSVGSAFGVNGDARDRRTIDVTELWYEQSLLDETLRVRLGKMDLTCGFEHHNCPVSFDCSNFANDETSQFLNGALINNPTIPFPDYGLGASIHYVPAGSWYVSAAVADAQADLRETGFRTTFCGPAYFFYIFETGITPQFESAKGPLQGAYRLGLWYDPQPKANSDSANAGRDDVGFYATCDQMLIRENDDPQDSQGLGTFFRYGHADSKRNDIVDFWSFGFQYQGIFDGRDDDTLGLGFAQGFFSNYASTTYTDDYESALELYYNARITPWLNISPSIQYIANPGGNKAADNAVVLGVRAQMIF; encoded by the coding sequence ATGAAAAAAATGTGTATCGTTTTTAGCGTCACTACACTGCTGGCATTCGCACAACTGTCCTCTGCTGACATTGAACCAAACTGCCCTGACAGCATCTGGGAAAGAGAGACACTGTCGAGTGGTTTCTTCGGCCTGAACGACAAACTGGCCGATAAAGGCCTGGAAATGGCCATTGGCGTTACAAATATTTATCAGCAAAATCTTCGCGGCGGAATCAGCACGCACCGGCGGGCCGGTCGCTTCTCCGGAAGCTACGATCTCGAACTATCGGCTGACTCTGAAAAACTGCTGGGAATTAAAGGCGGCAGAGTTTTTGTGCATACCGAAGGTGTATGGTCTAAATCTGCCGGTATTGATGGGCCTTCCGTAGGCAGCGCATTCGGCGTAAATGGTGACGCCCGCGACAGACGCACAATAGACGTTACCGAATTATGGTATGAACAATCACTTTTAGATGAAACTCTACGTGTTCGCCTCGGCAAAATGGACCTTACCTGCGGATTTGAACATCACAATTGCCCCGTCTCATTCGATTGCAGTAATTTCGCCAACGACGAAACCTCTCAGTTCCTTAACGGAGCTCTTATCAACAACCCGACTATACCCTTCCCTGATTACGGCCTTGGCGCATCTATCCACTATGTCCCGGCCGGCTCCTGGTATGTGTCAGCAGCCGTAGCTGATGCGCAGGCCGACTTAAGGGAAACCGGATTCAGAACAACATTCTGCGGCCCCGCTTACTTCTTTTATATCTTTGAAACAGGCATAACCCCGCAGTTCGAATCAGCTAAAGGCCCCCTGCAGGGCGCGTATCGTCTTGGCCTCTGGTATGACCCCCAGCCGAAAGCAAACTCCGACAGCGCCAACGCAGGCAGGGACGATGTCGGCTTCTATGCCACCTGCGACCAGATGCTGATTAGGGAAAACGACGACCCTCAGGACAGCCAGGGACTCGGTACTTTTTTCAGATACGGCCATGCCGACAGCAAAAGAAACGATATCGTTGATTTCTGGAGTTTTGGTTTTCAGTATCAGGGTATATTTGATGGCCGTGACGACGATACCCTCGGCTTAGGTTTCGCACAGGGCTTCTTCAGTAACTACGCATCCACAACCTACACCGACGATTACGAAAGTGCCCTCGAGCTTTACTACAATGCCCGGATAACCCCCTGGCTGAATATAAGTCCATCTATACAATACATTGCAAACCCCGGCGGCAACAAAGCCGCTGACAACGCCGTGGTGCTGGGCGTAAGGGCACAAATGATTTTTTAA
- a CDS encoding energy-coupling factor ABC transporter permease, whose product MANELLSVPVAAGTLTIAAAGLSIVCRKLRRIITSEKLALMGILGAFVFAAQMVNFQLPAMPGTSGHLVGAVLLAIILGPHIGALVISSVVIVQCLIFQDGGLLALGCNLINMALVPSYLGYFLYKTITKNRTSSLWIYIATLLACVIAIEAGAVLVPIEAALSGVLAVPFATFLVTMLGVHLLVGLVEGFVTVAVLGYLQQVRPDIVIDSLPGQVRLSKKAVLVTLLIFTIIIGAGLSLFACGFPDGLEWSYAERPDQPDFKSAVENPDPRIAAVDDFQSQYSPLPDYSVRSSKLGQTPAQEIEAAAGWTSFAGVIGSVLTMILIWLVAWLLRRKQSAKVV is encoded by the coding sequence ATGGCCAATGAGTTACTGTCTGTTCCGGTCGCCGCTGGAACGCTCACAATAGCCGCCGCAGGCCTGAGTATTGTCTGCCGAAAGCTAAGGCGGATTATTACATCTGAAAAGCTCGCCCTGATGGGTATCTTGGGTGCGTTTGTTTTCGCCGCGCAAATGGTAAATTTCCAGCTCCCCGCGATGCCCGGTACAAGCGGACATCTGGTCGGAGCGGTCCTTTTGGCAATAATCCTCGGCCCGCACATCGGCGCGCTGGTTATCTCCTCCGTCGTTATTGTCCAGTGTCTCATCTTCCAGGATGGCGGCCTGCTCGCTTTGGGCTGCAACCTTATCAATATGGCGCTCGTCCCCAGCTATCTCGGTTACTTCTTATACAAAACCATTACAAAGAACCGCACAAGCAGTTTGTGGATTTACATCGCCACTTTACTCGCCTGCGTGATTGCGATTGAAGCCGGTGCCGTCCTTGTCCCGATTGAAGCCGCTCTCTCAGGCGTCCTCGCTGTGCCGTTCGCGACCTTCCTCGTAACAATGCTCGGCGTCCATTTGCTGGTCGGCCTCGTCGAAGGCTTCGTCACCGTCGCCGTATTGGGTTACCTCCAGCAGGTCAGGCCCGACATCGTTATAGACTCTCTGCCCGGCCAAGTCAGGTTAAGTAAAAAGGCTGTGCTCGTAACCCTGCTCATTTTCACTATCATCATCGGCGCAGGACTTTCTCTGTTCGCCTGCGGCTTTCCCGACGGTCTCGAGTGGAGCTACGCCGAAAGGCCGGACCAGCCGGACTTCAAATCCGCCGTGGAAAACCCAGACCCGAGAATCGCCGCCGTCGATGACTTCCAATCACAATATTCGCCGCTGCCCGATTATTCCGTAAGGTCCTCAAAGCTGGGACAAACACCCGCACAGGAAATCGAGGCCGCCGCCGGCTGGACAAGCTTCGCGGGAGTCATCGGCTCCGTTTTAACAATGATACTCATCTGGCTGGTTGCTTGGCTTTTGAGGAGAAAACAATCAGCTAAAGTGGTATAA
- the cbiQ gene encoding cobalt ECF transporter T component CbiQ, which translates to MHHAHIDKFAYQDSLVHRLDSRIKFIIVLIFTAVVISLPVTSPAILTCYAVGPFAILVLGRIPIRFALKHILVVSPFVLVLALSCPLYDKTSFTAAFGPFTWQTSAGWMRCFTILGKFIVTMLALIALVSTTRFNDLLAGLQQLGLPKLLTIQLGFLYRYIFILIDRAQHILQARAGRKLKNLDAKIELKTAAAMLGSLFIRSIDTAEQINIAMQARGFDRKWRTISKLQVRGRDLVFAAITAIFLFGLHFLVRPFLQ; encoded by the coding sequence ATGCACCACGCGCATATAGATAAATTCGCTTATCAGGATTCGCTCGTCCATCGGCTGGATAGCAGAATAAAATTTATTATTGTGCTCATCTTTACCGCCGTCGTCATTTCTCTACCTGTAACCTCGCCGGCTATTTTGACCTGCTACGCCGTCGGCCCATTCGCGATACTTGTGCTGGGCCGAATCCCGATAAGGTTCGCACTAAAACATATATTGGTCGTCAGCCCGTTTGTGCTGGTGCTCGCCTTGAGCTGTCCCCTCTACGATAAGACCTCGTTCACCGCTGCCTTCGGCCCATTCACATGGCAAACCTCGGCTGGCTGGATGCGCTGCTTCACAATTCTCGGTAAATTCATCGTTACAATGCTTGCCCTGATAGCTCTCGTCTCCACCACCCGCTTCAACGACCTGCTCGCCGGCCTGCAGCAATTGGGATTGCCGAAACTGCTGACTATCCAGCTCGGCTTTCTATACCGATACATATTCATCCTTATAGATAGAGCCCAGCATATCCTGCAGGCAAGGGCAGGCAGAAAACTCAAAAATCTCGACGCCAAAATCGAATTGAAAACCGCCGCCGCTATGCTCGGCTCGCTGTTCATTCGCAGTATCGACACCGCAGAGCAGATAAATATCGCGATGCAGGCTCGCGGCTTCGACAGGAAATGGCGAACAATTTCCAAATTGCAGGTTCGCGGCCGCGATTTAGTCTTCGCCGCAATCACCGCGATTTTCCTGTTCGGACTGCATTTTTTAGTAAGACCGTTTTTGCAATAG
- a CDS encoding ATP-binding cassette domain-containing protein — translation MPNAIEIISFSYKYPDGTAALDNITLAVEHGQSLALIGPNGAGKSTLLLAMAGFVKGTGNVLIDGLQINRQNTKKIRALIGSCLEDPDDQLFMPTLFDDVAFGPLNMGLDAEEVKARVTDVLKTVGLADMADKAPHHLSAGQKRAAAIATVLAMSPKIITLDEPDGSLDPRNRNNLIKLLANLSQTLIITTANMDFAAAVAERVVLLDNGRIIADGPTQKIMSDPELMTTHGLEVPAKFGI, via the coding sequence ATGCCGAACGCAATTGAGATAATAAGTTTTTCATACAAATATCCCGACGGCACAGCCGCTCTCGATAATATTACCCTCGCTGTTGAGCATGGCCAATCGCTCGCCCTCATCGGCCCAAACGGCGCAGGCAAATCGACCCTGCTGCTCGCAATGGCCGGCTTCGTAAAAGGAACTGGAAACGTGCTCATTGACGGCCTGCAAATCAATAGACAAAACACAAAAAAGATTCGCGCCCTAATTGGCTCCTGCCTTGAAGACCCCGACGACCAGCTATTTATGCCGACCTTGTTCGACGACGTCGCGTTCGGCCCGCTGAATATGGGCCTCGATGCTGAAGAAGTAAAGGCCCGCGTCACTGATGTGCTGAAAACCGTTGGCTTGGCCGATATGGCCGACAAAGCGCCGCACCATCTCTCCGCAGGCCAAAAAAGGGCCGCCGCGATTGCGACCGTCCTCGCGATGTCCCCGAAAATAATCACCCTCGACGAGCCCGATGGTTCGCTCGACCCGAGAAACCGAAATAATCTTATAAAGCTGCTCGCGAATCTATCCCAGACCCTTATCATCACGACCGCCAATATGGATTTTGCCGCCGCCGTCGCCGAGCGCGTCGTCCTTCTCGACAACGGCCGAATCATAGCTGACGGCCCCACCCAAAAAATAATGTCCGACCCCGAACTGATGACCACCCACGGCCTCGAAGTACCCGCAAAATTCGGGATATGA